Proteins from a genomic interval of Rattus norvegicus strain BN/NHsdMcwi chromosome 2, GRCr8, whole genome shotgun sequence:
- the Mrps21 gene encoding 28S ribosomal protein S21, mitochondrial, which produces MAKHLKFIARTVMVQEGNVEGAYRTLNRILTTDGLIDVIKRRRYYEKPCRRRQRESYETCRRIYNMEMARKINFLMRKNRADPWLGC; this is translated from the exons ATGGCTAAACATCTGAAGTTCATTGCCAGGACTGTGATGGTTCAGGAGGGGAACGTGGAAGGTGCCTACAGGACCCTGAACAG AATCCTCACCACCGACGGGCTTATTGACGTCATAAAGCGACGACGCTACTATGAGAAGCCTTGCCGCCGCCGCCAGAGGGAGAGCTATGAAACATGCCGGAGGATCTACAACATGGAAATGGCTCGAAAGATTAACTTCTTGATGCGAAAGAACCGTGCAGACCCATGGCTGGGCTGCTAA